GTCCACTCCAGTGGTGGAGAACCCCGAGCACCCGCCGCTGCGGATCTCGCAGGCCTACATCGACCGCCTGGAGAAGTGGTGTGACGAGTTCAATGAGGTACTTCCCGCGCTGAATTCGTTCATCCTGCCCGGTGGCAGTCCCTTGTCGGCGTTACTGCATGTCGCGCGGACAGTGGCTCGCCGGGCGGAACGGTCAGCATGGATTGCGGTGAACGAGCACGGAGACTCGGTGAGCGTTCTTCCGGCCAAGTACCTGAACCGGCTGTCGGATCTGTTGTTCATCCTGTCGCGGGTCGCGAACCCCGAGGGAGACGTCCTCTGGAAGCCCGGCGGATGAGCCGCTTGCGCGAAGACCGGTTACTCAGCCGCTCAGTAACTCCGCCGCCGGGCCCGCGGCGACGGCCGTGATTCGAGCCAGGACGTAAACGCCGTCAGCGCGCCCCGGTCCAGCGCGATCTCATAGCCCTGGCGGCGTTCAGGACTGATGTCACGCAGTTCGAGAATCACGATCTGATCGGTCATGATGTCGAATTCGTCGCCACGCGGCGCACGCCGCGACACCACTTCCAGCCCCCGGCGGCTCAATCGACGGTCGGGCCACCACCGCATGCTGGACAGCCGGTAGAACCCGGCCTCTCCGCCGCGATAGCGCATCACCCCGTGACGCCAACCGCTACCGCCGTCGGCGGGAAAGTCGCGCAGGATGGCGGCAGTTCCGCCAACCTGACGCAGCTTCCACAGTCGATAACTCAGCGCGCCGGCCACCACGGCCAGAACGCAGACGAGCACGACCATGACAATCATGGGCGCGCTCATCTGTCGTCTCTGTCGTCAGTCGATCTGGCCGAGAGCGCGCAGGCGCGCCCGACCCCATGCCGCTGTCTGCTCGTCGTCGGACTCCGCATCACGCTTGGCGGAGTCGGCGTCGATCTCGGATTCGAACTGAGCGTTCTCCACCAGGATCCGAACCGTCTCCTCGGTCACCGACAGGAAACCGCCGTCGACGGCGATACGCAGATCGTCCTCGCCTTCACGTTCGACCCGCACCATCGCGTCGTCGACCAGCTGCGCCACCAACGGAATGTGGCGCGGCAGGATGCCGATCTCACCAGCGGTGGTCCGGGTGAAGACGAACGTAGCGGTGCCGGACCAGAGCTCACGCTCGACGGCAACGATCTCAACGTTCAAATCAGCCATTCCACACCACCTTTCGCCGGAGAACTACCGTCACAGCTTCGCGCCGAGGCTCTCGGCCTTCTTCGCCAGGTCGTCCAGACCGCCGATGAGGAAGAACGCCT
The window above is part of the Mycolicibacterium fortuitum subsp. fortuitum genome. Proteins encoded here:
- a CDS encoding cob(I)yrinic acid a,c-diamide adenosyltransferase, yielding MAVHLTRIYTRTGDDGTTGLSDFSRVSKNDSRLAAYADCDEANAAIGVAVALGEPDQQILPVLRQIQNDLFDAGADLSTPVVENPEHPPLRISQAYIDRLEKWCDEFNEVLPALNSFILPGGSPLSALLHVARTVARRAERSAWIAVNEHGDSVSVLPAKYLNRLSDLLFILSRVANPEGDVLWKPGG
- a CDS encoding DUF2550 domain-containing protein; the encoded protein is MSAPMIVMVVLVCVLAVVAGALSYRLWKLRQVGGTAAILRDFPADGGSGWRHGVMRYRGGEAGFYRLSSMRWWPDRRLSRRGLEVVSRRAPRGDEFDIMTDQIVILELRDISPERRQGYEIALDRGALTAFTSWLESRPSPRARRRSY
- a CDS encoding F0F1 ATP synthase subunit epsilon, producing the protein MADLNVEIVAVERELWSGTATFVFTRTTAGEIGILPRHIPLVAQLVDDAMVRVEREGEDDLRIAVDGGFLSVTEETVRILVENAQFESEIDADSAKRDAESDDEQTAAWGRARLRALGQID